The DNA region TTACTTACCTAGCAACAGCAGAAGTCCAAGGGATGATAGTCTGATCCTCAGTGGCTCTATCCTCACCATAGATGTCCTTAACACCACCCCCAGCTCCAGAATTATCACTCAAGCCATTGCTAATCTCCTTCAATGCACTATCCATTACTACCTCTCTTCTTTGACACAAAGGAAACACACCTAATGCTGCCTTTCTCTGCCAATGACACAAACTGAACCACAAAACAACAATAACCCACAACGCAAATACAATTATAGACAAGAAGTTCACAGCCCGTTTTGTTTTGCGTTTCTTGAATCTTACTTAATTGTACTACGGGTAGCCAGGGGAAAACCCCCTACTTATAACCAAAGAAAAGCGAGAAAGTTCAAATCTTTCTGCAAACCCTTTGACGGAATCGAAATCTTTGGGGAGGGTGTGTGTGAATTTGAAATCTTGAGCCAATGTAGTTTGAAAGCAGCAATGTAGAAGAGAGGAATGGAAATTTACCAGAAGATTGTTGGCCTTTGACTTGAATAACGAGAGGGTCATTGTGAAAAGAACTTGTCCAGAAAGGAAAATATATGAAGCCTGGCGGCTCTGTTACTAGAAATGCAGAGAGAAGTTGGTGGTTTCCGCGTTCTCTGGAAGATGGTAAATGGCAGTTATACCGCTGTGTTTGCTGATAGGCTAATCATCTCTTTGCCACcatttttgagatttttttcttttcttgtgagTTTATTCCACTTTTggatttttattctattttgtattttgtatttttgtatgaatttaaaaaagggaaaaagcgTCCACTTGTAGCCTAATTcggttaattttaatttacttcTTAACTTGATAAAATTCATTACTGAATTAAAATGCTTATGGCCAAACACATTGTGTTCAAATAGCATGTAGTGACTATCTCATATGTactaatgtatatatataaacagtaCAATGTATTATAGAATCTATAAATGTATATAACCAATACATATAAACattgtatatataaacaattaaatagtGAAGtgtattatacatacatacatacatacataaatatatatatatatatatatatatatatatatatatatatatatatatatatatatatatatatatagaggcccCATCAAATGCGGCCAGCCTCccccgtgcggctgtgtggcctgatttgcaccattagatcccatgatctaaggtttcatattaatccaaacaatacagCGCTTGATCTTTAGTTACGCGAACGAGAAtgataatgttgacaattcactacaatttcaaaaccagatcagacgACGACGGAGACTTGAAGTCAACGAGCACTGGGTAACAAACACTAGACGAGCGTAGGAGGGACTCCATCACCGGCAACGAGTGCTCCGTTCTGAACAAAATGCACAGGTCGACTCCAACAGAGGAAcaagaatggagtaattcgcaatagtctgtgcattatcaacattaatatggctcatatttgagataatattggtgtaattcgcaatagtatggctcatatttgagataatattggtgtaattcgcaatagtatgtctcatatttgagataatattggtgtaattcgcaatagtatgtgtatttggtgtgtggtggttaagtggtgtgttttaatctgagaactggtgcatttgaattgagtggtgtatttcagtatggtggggaatggtgtgttttaatttgtccagtggtgcattttattacgtagaatggtgtgttttaatacacatggtggtgaattttacgagagtagttgcatttggtgtgtggtggtgtgttttaatctgagaattggtgcattttataacgtataatggtgtgttttaattttgttggtgcatttgaattgagtggtgtatttcagtatggtggggaatggtttgttttaatttgtccagtggtgcattttattacgtagaatggtgtgttttaatacacatgatggtgaattttacgagaatagttgcatttggtgtgtggtggttaagtggtgtgttttaatctgagaactggtgcattttataacgtataatgatggtgtgttttaattttgttggtgcatttgaattgagtggtgtatttcggtatggtggggaatgatgtattttaatttgtccagtggtgcattttaaaaCGTAGaatgttgtgtttttttttttttttttttgagaaaaaagacTTAATTCATTGAATCCGATAAAAGACAGTCAACAAGAAACGGAGGAGGGGTAtcaaaccactccccgcaacctgacataGAAACGGCCTCCCGAGCAAGTAGGTGGGCggcacgattcgcagatcgcttagcaAAATAGAAGTCTACACCCTCAATCATAGATGCAACTTCTTTGacatcatcaataataaaaccaaaactAGAAACAAAAGAACTAGAAGATAATGCATAATAGACAAGTTGAGAATCAGTTTCTATGTCCACATCTCCCATCCCGGTTCCCTTCAACCAGCTTAACGCTTCCCGAATGCACACAGCCTCGGCCTCTTGAACGCTATAGTTGCCATTGAACCTGAGAGACTTAGCTGCTAAAAAGATACCTCCTTCGGCACGTAACAACCACCCTAATCCCATAACTTTGTTCTGAGAGTCCATAGCAATATCAGTGTTCAGTTTTAACCGGCCAGTAATTGGGGGCCTTCATCTGTGCAGCAAAGGTTCATTCCCAGTGGACCCTACACCTGGCTCCAGTGCTGCTGTCCAGTTTGTCAAGAAGGAGATGGACGATTGAACCATAGCATTGCAGTTAAAAGCCTCCCCTTTCCAAACTGTTGCATTCCTGCTGTTCCATAGACCCCAACACAACATAACAAATTTACTTTTCATATCTTCATGCAAGGTGgctatcaaatttaaaaaccatTCAGAAGGAGTACCTTGAGCATTAACAGAAGATGAAATTCCCAGAGCAGTCCAAATACTCACTGCATGCTGGCATTCCATAAATAAATGACAAGCTGTCTCCTCAAACTGACCACACATATGACAAACTAGTGAGCAATGTATGTGCTTTGTACGTAAAACATCACAGGTAGGGAGTATAGACATGGCAAGCTGCCAACAAAAAATCTTCACCTTAGGGGGGACTCTTagattccatataatgcgccatGGCCGATCATCATGCACCTCCCCTAGCAACATTCGATAACAAGATTTTACAGTGTAAGCACCTTTCGGCTCCCTGAACCAAACCCATGCATCATagtggtgaattttacgagagttgttgcatttggtgtgtggtggttaa from Ipomoea triloba cultivar NCNSP0323 chromosome 6, ASM357664v1 includes:
- the LOC116023471 gene encoding uncharacterized protein LOC116023471 gives rise to the protein MDSQNKVMGLGWLLRAEGGIFLAAKSLRFNGNYSVQEAEAVCIREALSWLKGTGMGDVDIETDSQLVYYALSSSSFVSSFGFIIDDVKEVASMIEGVDFYFAKRSANRAAHLLAREAVSMSGCGEWFDTPPPFLVDCLLSDSMN